The genomic interval CTTCTCCGAGATCGGACGGGAGAGCACCGTCGTCGCGTCGAGGTGGGCGAAGGTGGTGGCCGGGGCCGGGTCGGTCAGGTCGTCCGCGGGGACGTAGATCGCCTGCATCGAGGTGATCGAGTGACCACGGGTCGAGGTGATGCGCTCCTGGAGGAGACCCATCTCGTCGGCCAGGTTCGGCTGGTAGCCCACCGCGGAGGGCATACGGCCGAGCAGGGTCGACACCTCGGAGCCGGCCTGGGTGAAGCGGAAGATGTTGTCGATGAAGAACAGCACGTCCTGCTTCTGCACATCGCGGAAGTACTCCGCCATGGTCAGACCGGCCAGCGCCACGCGCAGACGGGTGCCCGGGGGCTCGTCCATCTGGCCGAAGACCAGCGCGGTCTTGTCGATGACGCCCGACTCGCTCATCTCGTCGATGAGGTCGTTGCCCTCACGGGTGCGCTCACCGACGCCGGCGAACACCGACACACCGTCGTGGTTGTTGGCGACGCGGTAGATCATCTCCTGGATGAGCACCGTCTTGCCCACGCCGGCGCCGCCGAACAGGCCGATCTTGCCGCCCTTGACGTACGGGGTGAGAAGGTCGATGACCTTGACGCCGGTCTCGAACATCTCGGTCTTCGACTCGAGCTCGTCGAAGTTCGGCGCCTTGCGGTGGATCGGCCAGCGCTCGCCCGTGTACTCCTCGTCGACGTTCAGCACCTCACCGAGGGTGTTGAACACCTTGCCGGTGGTGAAGTCGCCGACCGGCACGGAGATGGAGGCGCCCGTGTCGGTCACCGGGGCCTGGCGGACCAGACCGTCGGTGGGCTGCATGGAGATGGTGCGGACCAGGCCGTCACCGAGGTGCTGCGCGACCTCGAGGGTCAGCGTCTTGAGCTCGCCCTCCTTGGCCGGGTCGGCGACCTGGACGTGCAGGGCGTTGTAGATCTCCGGCATGGCGTCGACGGGGAACTCCACGTCGACGACCGGGCCGATGACCCGGGCGACGCGGCCCGTAGCCGTCGCGGTCTCAACAGTGGTGGTCATTAGTTGTCACTCCCCGCGGTCGCGTCGGCCAGGGCACTGGCGCCACCGACGATCTCGCTGATTTCCTGGGTGATTTCGGCCTGGCGGGCCGCGTTGGCAAGACGGGAGAGCGTGTTGATCAGCTCGCCCGCGTTGTCGGTGGCCGACTTCATCGCGCGCCGTGTGGCGGCGTGCTTCGAAGCGGCCGACTGGAGCAGCGCGTTGTAGATCCGGCTCTCCACGTACCGCGGCAGCAGCGCGTCGAGGACGTCCTCCGCGGAGGGCTCGAAGTCGTACAGCGGGAGGATGTCGCCCTTGTCGGCGGTCTCCTCGGCCACGTCCTCGA from Streptomyces sp. DH-12 carries:
- the atpD gene encoding F0F1 ATP synthase subunit beta, with translation MTTTVETATATGRVARVIGPVVDVEFPVDAMPEIYNALHVQVADPAKEGELKTLTLEVAQHLGDGLVRTISMQPTDGLVRQAPVTDTGASISVPVGDFTTGKVFNTLGEVLNVDEEYTGERWPIHRKAPNFDELESKTEMFETGVKVIDLLTPYVKGGKIGLFGGAGVGKTVLIQEMIYRVANNHDGVSVFAGVGERTREGNDLIDEMSESGVIDKTALVFGQMDEPPGTRLRVALAGLTMAEYFRDVQKQDVLFFIDNIFRFTQAGSEVSTLLGRMPSAVGYQPNLADEMGLLQERITSTRGHSITSMQAIYVPADDLTDPAPATTFAHLDATTVLSRPISEKGIYPAVDPLDSTSRILDPRYIAQDHYDAAMRVKNILQKYKDLQDIIAILGIDELGEEDKLVVHRARRVERFLSQNTHVAKQFTGVDGSDVPLDESIAAFNAICDGEYDHFPEQAFFMCGGIEDLKKNAKELGVS